The DNA segment ATCTCCTAATTCACTTTGAGCAAAATCACTAATTCCAACTACAGCAGTATCTCCGTCAACACTAACCCATTCATGATTTTCAGCATAATATAAATCTTTTGGTATTTTCATTTTTATTCCTCCCATATTTTTTAATTTTTTTACTTGTCATAATTTTAAATAAATATCATTTTTAATTTTCTTCAATTTTCATTTTTCATCATTTGAAACATTCATTGTTAAATAAAAGGTGTTTTTACTATTTTTGCTTTTACTTTTCTATTTCTAATCATAATATCAATTTCGTTACCTATCTCTGCCTCTTCAACATTTACATAACCTAATCCAATATTTTCATCTAAACTCGGAGAAAAACTTCCACTTGTAACTCGACCAATTTTTTTCTCATCTTTTGTTATATCATAACCATGACGAGGAATTCCACGTCCAACCAATTTAAATCCAATTAATTTCTTGTCAATCCCTTTGTTTTTAACTTCCAATATTTTTTCTTTACCAATAAAATCATCTTTATCCAGATCAATTGCAAATCCTAGACCAGCTTCAAGAGGATTGGTATTTTCATCAATATCATTTCCATAAAGACATAATTTTTTTTCAAGGCGGAGAGTATTACGAGCTCCTAAGCCAGCTGGTTTTAATTTAAAATCATCACCAACATCCATAATTGCATTCCAGAGGTCTTCAACATCTTCAGAATCACAATATAATTCATAACCTTTTTCACCAGTATAACCTGTTCTCGAAATTAAAGTTTTTATTCCGCCAACTTTATCATCAGCAAATCTAAAATACTTAATATTAGATAAATCTATATCTGTGATTTTCTCTAAAATTTCTTCAGATTTAGGACCCTGCAAAGCTAATAATCCGTAATCTTCAGACAAGTTTTCTGCAGAAACTTCTCCCTTTAAATTTTCTTTAATCCAATTATAATCTTTTTCAATATTCGAAGCATTTACTATTAATAAGTATTCTTTTTCAGCAATTCTATAAACTAAAAAATCATCTTTTATACCACCATCTGAATTACACATTACGGTGTAAGTAGCCTGTCCAATATTTAATTTTTCAATATTATTTGATAATATTTTTTGAAGATTGGCGAGAGCATCTTTTCCACTAACCTTTACCTCACCCATATGTGATACATCAAATAATCCAGCTGATTGACGAACTGCTTTATGCTCTTTAATTATACTACTATAATGGACCGGCATTTCCCATCCACCAAAATCAATCATTTTAGCTCCTAAATTTTTATGTTTATTATTTAATGGAGTTTTCTTAATATTAGCCACCTCCTAATTTGAATTTAAGAAATATTTTAACCTAAAATACTTAATAAAATAACAAAAAGGAAGCAAAAGTATTAACTTTTTGCTTCCTCTGTCCTCTCTAGTTCAGAGTCACGTCCACCCAGATTGCGTCTGCCTGAGAGTTTCAGCAATTTATGCCTTGCTCCTTCGGCGGCCATTTATTGGCCTCTCACCT comes from the Halanaerobiales bacterium genome and includes:
- the gcvT gene encoding glycine cleavage system aminomethyltransferase GcvT encodes the protein MANIKKTPLNNKHKNLGAKMIDFGGWEMPVHYSSIIKEHKAVRQSAGLFDVSHMGEVKVSGKDALANLQKILSNNIEKLNIGQATYTVMCNSDGGIKDDFLVYRIAEKEYLLIVNASNIEKDYNWIKENLKGEVSAENLSEDYGLLALQGPKSEEILEKITDIDLSNIKYFRFADDKVGGIKTLISRTGYTGEKGYELYCDSEDVEDLWNAIMDVGDDFKLKPAGLGARNTLRLEKKLCLYGNDIDENTNPLEAGLGFAIDLDKDDFIGKEKILEVKNKGIDKKLIGFKLVGRGIPRHGYDITKDEKKIGRVTSGSFSPSLDENIGLGYVNVEEAEIGNEIDIMIRNRKVKAKIVKTPFI